A DNA window from Alligator mississippiensis isolate rAllMis1 chromosome 11, rAllMis1, whole genome shotgun sequence contains the following coding sequences:
- the LOC102573045 gene encoding zinc finger protein RFP-like has protein sequence MAAEEPLGTLDHEATCPICLEFFTEPITLTCGHNFCQSCITQYWEKSGPNCSCPQCRQAVRQRTLSPNWQLTNVVEIVKQLKAQSAKGTTGQRVCEQHQEDLKLFCKEDQTLICVVCHLSRAHRTHTIVPVEEATQEYQERFQAHLRILREEKEKFLRYKLTGEKRIQECLKQTEVEKEKIVSEFQQLHLFLNVQEQLLLTWLGKLVEEMEKIKKENVTKLSKDINHIDELIHELEGKYQQPANEFLQDIRSSLSRYKKGMFQLPVEIYPNLEKRLTNFSKKNAFLMRTLKKFKDTMSSELRGEMGKPQALYTKAIVTLDQDTAHPNLVLSLDRKSVKWENTVQRLPDNPKRFDNRPCVLGSERFTSGRHYWEVDIGEGKDWAVGVARESVRRKGQVTLNPEGGIWAVECEWDQFHALTFPEVTPLPLSQVPRKISVFLDYERGGVRFYHAGSANPIFIFPPASFNGEGIHPWFWAVSQLSLNS, from the exons ATGGCGGCTGAGGAGCCTCTGGGGACCCTCGATCATGAAGCAACTTGCCCtatttgccttgaatttttcaCAGAGCCCATCACTCTAACCTGTGGGCACAACTTCTGCCAAAGCTGCATTACCCAGTACTGGGAGAAGTCAGGGCCAAACTGctcctgccctcagtgcagaCAAGCAGTGAGGCAGAGAACCCTCAGCCCAAACTGGCAGCTGACCAACGTGGTAGAAATAGTCAAACAGCTGAAGGCACAGTCAGCCAAAGGAACAACAGGACAGAGGGTATGTGAGCAACACCAGGAGGATCTGAAACTCTTCTGTAAAGAGGATCAAACACTTATCTGTGTGGTTTGCCATCTGTCCCGTGCCCACCGAACACACACCATAGTTCCTGTAGAAGAGGCCACCCAGGAGTACCAG GAGAGGTTTCAGGCCCATTTGAGGATTttgagggaagaaaaggaaaagttcCTGAGATATAAACTGACTGGAGAGAAGAGAATCCAGGAATGTCTG AAACAAACTGAAGTGGAGAAGGAGAAGATTGTGTCTGAATTTCAACAATTGCACCTGTTCCTAAATGTACAAGAGCAACTCCTACTGACCTGGCTAGGAAAGTTGGTGGAGGAGATGGAGAAGATAAAGAAAGAGAATGTCACCAAGCTATCCAAGGATATTAATCATATCGATGAGCTGATCCATGAACTAGAGGGGAAGTACCAGCAGCCAGCAAATGAATTCCTGCAG GATATCAGGAGCAGCTTGAGCAG GTACAAGAAAGGGATGTTCCAGCTTCCAGTGGAGATTTATCCTAATCTAGAAAAGAGACTCACTAATTTCTCCAAGAAAAATGCTTTCCTAATGAGGACTCTGAAGAAGTTCAAAG ACACGATGTCATCTGAACTGAGGGGAGAAATGGGGAAACCACAGGCACTGTATACAAAAG CAATTGTAACTTTGGATCAAGACACAGCTCATCCCAACCTTGTTTTGTCTCTGGATCGGAAAAGTGTGAAGTGGGAAAACACAGTGCAGAGACTCCCTGACAATCCTAAGAGATTTGATAATAGGCCTTGTGTGCTGGGCTCTGAGCGATTTACTTCAGGGAGACATTACTGGGAGGTAGACAttggggaggggaaagactgGGCCGTGGGAGTGGCCAGAGAGTCTGTGAGGAGGAAAGGACAAGTTACCCTTAATCCTGAAGGGGGAATCTGGGCTGTGGAGTGTGAATGGGATCAGTTCCATGCTCTCACCTTCCCTGAGGTGACCCCACTGCCTCTCAGCCAAGTCCCCAGGAAGATCAGTGTCTTTCTAGACTATGAAAGAGGTGGGGTGAGATTTTATCATGCTGGTAGTGCAAACCCAATCTTTATCTTCCCACCGGCCTCTTTCAATGGGGAGGGAATCCATCCCTGGTTCTGGGCTGTTTCCCAACTCAGCCTGAATTCCTAA